GCCGGCCAAGGCCAGGGCCGCGACGACCGTCAGGTGCAGCCCGGTCAGGTCGCCCAGGAACCAGAGCACGAAGGCCGCGCCAAAAACCAGCGTGACGCCGATCTCGGCGGTGCTCATCTTGGGCATTTCTTCAATTTTGGCCTCGGCGGGCAGGGACACTTCCTTGGGTCTGAAGATCAGGTAGCATACGGCCCAGGTGGCGATGGCCGTGAAGATACACAGGGGGAAGTTGATCATCATGTACTTCACGAAACCTATGTTCAACGCCACGCCCGTGGTTTCCAGAACATATTTGGATGTGATGTCCACGGCCAGAGGGCAGCGACCGCCGCCGAGCAGCGTGCCGAAGCCGCCGGCTGACGCTGAAAGCGGAATGAGGATGATAAAGAATTTGCTCAGGTTGTTGCTCTTCTTCGGAGTGATGCCCATGGCTGTGAAGATGGGCAGGATGGCGAAGAGCATGATGATGGTGATGGTCGCGTCGTGGAAGATGGAGGACAGGATGGTGCTGCTGACCGCCACGAAGAAACTCAGCTTTTTGACGTTGGTGCCGGCGACTTTGAGGATCAGGAACAAGAGACGTTTGGCCAGCCCGACCTCGTTCAGAACCACGCCGAACATGATGATCATCATGACGAACATGACCGCCTGGTTGGCATAGGGCGCCCAGGCGTCCGATGTCTTGGTCACCTTGAAGGCGATCATTGCCGCCGTGGCCAAGAGTGCTGTGATGCCGATGGGAATGGCTTCGGACACCCAGAGGAAGAC
This portion of the Deltaproteobacteria bacterium genome encodes:
- a CDS encoding sodium/sulfate symporter; translated protein: MSAQDVRDTSPDELLMHEEEPQGPTQSGKSMIIKLLIALGIGIFIMMLPRPENLPAEGHRLAAILLPVVFLWVSEAIPIGITALLATAAMIAFKVTKTSDAWAPYANQAVMFVMMIIMFGVVLNEVGLAKRLLFLILKVAGTNVKKLSFFVAVSSTILSSIFHDATITIIMLFAILPIFTAMGITPKKSNNLSKFFIILIPLSASAGGFGTLLGGGRCPLAVDITSKYVLETTGVALNIGFVKYMMINFPLCIFTAIATWAVCYLIFRPKEVSLPAEAKIEEMPKMSTAEIGVTLVFGAAFVLWFLGDLTGLHLTVVAALALAGFCAPGWVSFKTICDKFPWESWIVFGSGVSLGAAMLSSGLGKYLASVCLPLLEGHGQFVTYYGI